A genomic segment from Stenotrophomonas maltophilia encodes:
- a CDS encoding DUF885 domain-containing protein has translation MRPHLLALALVAALAGCQPADAPTNGSTPAASQQAGDAAVDAAFADLSKRALDTWMQLSPVSATQIGDHRYDSELDDLSAAGQQKTVAAYKALLGELDKIEVAKLGRENQVDAAILRNQLQSEIWNAEVLQSGKWDPQLYNGIAGSAIYGLMAREFAPLPERLKSATARMEKLPAIFAQARENLDPARVPKIHAETVAKQNKGILSIVDTFITPHIGELPQADQQRLQAAIDGLKKAVDEQQTWLDKTLVPNAKGDFRIGAEKYDQKLKFALSSSLSRQEIGERARAELKRVREDMYGIAQTVLKDKPGAPEMPAQPTDEQQQKAIEAALELAYADKPARDKVVDDAKAALEQSTAFVREHDLVTLPDAPVDIILMPEFQRGVAVAYCDSPGPLDKNLKTFYAVSPIPDDWNEKQVDSFLREYNSRMIRLLSIHEGTPGHYLEGWHSAKFPSTLRAVLRSGLFAEGWAVYTERMMQEQGYLNNDPLFHLVQLKFYLRTISNAILDQGVHVDNWDREKAMHLMTHDAFQQESEASGKWVRAQLTSAQLPTYFVGAQEHFDTRKAVQEKLGDKFNLKAYHDQVLSYGAPPVRFARQLMLDQPIE, from the coding sequence ATGCGCCCGCATCTTCTTGCCCTCGCCCTGGTCGCCGCCCTCGCCGGTTGCCAGCCGGCCGACGCCCCGACCAACGGTTCCACCCCGGCCGCCAGCCAGCAGGCCGGTGACGCGGCGGTCGATGCCGCCTTCGCAGATCTGTCCAAGCGTGCGCTGGATACCTGGATGCAGCTGTCGCCAGTCAGCGCCACCCAGATTGGTGACCATCGCTACGACAGCGAGCTGGACGACCTGAGTGCCGCCGGCCAGCAGAAGACCGTGGCCGCCTACAAGGCGCTGCTGGGCGAGCTGGACAAGATCGAGGTGGCCAAGCTGGGTCGCGAGAACCAGGTGGACGCGGCGATCCTGCGCAACCAGTTGCAGTCGGAAATCTGGAACGCCGAAGTGCTGCAGTCCGGCAAATGGGACCCGCAGCTGTACAACGGCATCGCCGGCAGCGCGATCTACGGCCTGATGGCGCGCGAGTTCGCGCCGCTGCCGGAGCGCTTGAAGTCGGCCACCGCGCGCATGGAAAAGCTGCCGGCGATCTTCGCCCAAGCTCGCGAGAACCTGGATCCGGCCCGCGTGCCGAAGATCCATGCAGAGACGGTGGCCAAGCAGAACAAGGGCATCCTCAGCATCGTCGATACCTTCATCACCCCGCACATCGGCGAACTGCCGCAAGCCGACCAGCAGCGCCTGCAGGCCGCCATCGACGGCCTGAAGAAGGCGGTGGACGAACAGCAGACCTGGCTGGACAAGACCCTGGTGCCGAATGCCAAGGGCGACTTCCGCATCGGTGCGGAAAAGTACGACCAGAAGCTGAAGTTCGCGCTGAGCTCTTCGCTGTCGCGCCAGGAGATCGGTGAGCGTGCACGCGCCGAACTCAAGCGCGTGCGCGAAGACATGTACGGCATCGCGCAGACCGTGCTGAAGGACAAGCCGGGTGCACCGGAGATGCCGGCCCAGCCGACCGACGAGCAGCAGCAGAAGGCGATCGAGGCGGCACTGGAACTGGCCTACGCCGACAAGCCGGCACGCGACAAGGTGGTCGACGATGCCAAGGCCGCGCTGGAGCAGTCCACCGCGTTCGTGCGCGAGCACGACCTGGTGACCTTGCCCGATGCGCCGGTGGACATCATCCTGATGCCGGAATTCCAGCGTGGCGTGGCCGTGGCCTACTGCGATTCGCCGGGCCCGCTGGACAAGAACCTGAAGACCTTCTACGCCGTGTCGCCGATTCCGGACGACTGGAACGAGAAGCAGGTCGACTCGTTCCTGCGTGAATACAACTCGCGCATGATCCGCCTGCTGAGCATCCACGAAGGCACCCCGGGCCACTACCTGGAGGGCTGGCACTCGGCCAAGTTCCCCTCCACCCTGCGTGCGGTGCTGCGTTCGGGCCTGTTCGCCGAGGGCTGGGCGGTCTACACCGAGCGCATGATGCAGGAACAGGGCTACCTCAACAACGACCCGCTGTTCCACCTGGTGCAGCTGAAGTTCTACCTGCGCACGATCTCCAACGCGATCCTCGACCAGGGCGTGCACGTGGACAACTGGGATCGCGAGAAGGCGATGCACCTGATGACCCACGACGCGTTCCAGCAGGAAAGCGAAGCCTCGGGCAAGTGGGTGCGCGCGCAGCTGACCTCGGCGCAGCTGCCGACCTACTTCGTCGGTGCGCAGGAACACTTCGACACCCGCAAGGCGGTGCAGGAAAAGCTGGGCGACAAGTTCAACCTGAAGGCGTACCACGACCAGGTACTGTCCTACGGTGCACCGCCGGTGCGTTTCGCACGCCAGCTGATGCTGGACCAGCCGATCGAGTGA
- the agp gene encoding bifunctional glucose-1-phosphatase/inositol phosphatase has protein sequence MIALLLALSLATTAATAAPAPMQGNQLEQVVLLSRHNLRAPVVASGALANATPERWPSWDVSPGELTTKGGVLEVYMGRYIGQWLRQAQLLPASGCPQPADFHAHANSLQRTQATAQFFIAGAFPGCHVTVEQRMALGTMDPLFDPVIHNDDAAFRTRALESMQRALASSDLAPALSVVEAITRYPQLAACKGCSDCHLMLADTTFNAEPGKEPRVSGSLALASGLVDALLMEHYQGSSTSREGWGRLNTEGQWQALAQIRNRYQDILFGTPEVARDVAGPLLARVDALLEDPASPKVSLLVGHDSNIGSVLAALGISDYSLPGQYEKTPIGGLLQFERWRDRHSGEERIRLAYVYPTTAQLRDAVPLTEAQPPRRVALPLPGCDRQGCSRAQFQQQLQRARH, from the coding sequence ATGATTGCGCTGCTGTTGGCACTCAGCCTGGCGACTACGGCCGCAACTGCGGCGCCGGCCCCCATGCAAGGCAACCAGCTCGAGCAGGTGGTCCTGCTCAGCCGCCACAACCTGCGTGCGCCGGTGGTGGCATCGGGCGCTTTGGCCAATGCGACGCCGGAGCGCTGGCCAAGCTGGGACGTAAGCCCCGGCGAGCTGACCACCAAGGGCGGCGTGCTGGAGGTCTACATGGGCCGCTACATCGGCCAGTGGCTGCGCCAGGCGCAGCTGCTGCCGGCGTCGGGTTGCCCGCAGCCGGCTGACTTCCACGCCCATGCCAACAGCCTGCAGCGTACCCAGGCCACCGCGCAGTTCTTCATTGCCGGTGCGTTTCCGGGCTGCCATGTCACGGTCGAACAGCGCATGGCGCTGGGGACGATGGATCCGCTGTTCGACCCGGTGATCCACAACGATGACGCGGCCTTCCGCACGCGCGCGCTGGAGTCAATGCAGCGAGCGCTGGCCTCATCCGATCTGGCTCCGGCGCTGTCCGTGGTGGAGGCGATCACCCGCTATCCGCAGTTGGCGGCATGCAAGGGGTGCAGCGACTGCCATCTGATGCTGGCCGACACGACCTTCAATGCGGAACCGGGCAAGGAGCCACGCGTCTCCGGTTCGCTGGCCCTGGCCAGTGGACTGGTCGATGCCCTGTTGATGGAGCACTACCAGGGAAGCAGTACTTCGCGCGAAGGTTGGGGCCGCTTGAACACGGAAGGCCAATGGCAGGCGTTGGCGCAGATCCGCAACCGCTACCAGGACATCCTGTTCGGAACACCCGAGGTGGCGCGGGATGTGGCCGGACCGTTGCTGGCACGGGTGGATGCGTTGTTGGAAGATCCCGCATCACCGAAAGTGAGCCTGCTGGTCGGTCACGATTCCAATATCGGTTCGGTGCTGGCGGCGTTGGGCATCAGCGACTACAGCCTGCCGGGCCAGTACGAGAAGACGCCGATCGGCGGCCTGCTGCAGTTCGAGCGCTGGCGTGACCGCCACAGCGGCGAGGAACGGATCCGCCTGGCCTACGTCTACCCGACCACCGCGCAGCTGCGCGATGCAGTGCCGCTGACCGAGGCGCAGCCGCCCAGGCGCGTTGCACTGCCTTTGCCGGGCTGCGACCGGCAGGGCTGCAGCCGTGCGCAGTTCCAGCAGCAGCTGCAGCGGGCCCGTCACTGA
- a CDS encoding polysaccharide lyase, protein MSLPLLRLALLPALLASTGAYAACPPPPAGQPDIRALGYYTDKAGSVIDPVLHQQNKDATAPLDRYAADVARMSDDYLRTSNRAAAQCTLEWLGAWADDGAMLGQMIRVNNNQSFYMRQWMLDAVAMAYLKVRDQADTQQRARIDPWLRKLARANLAYWDDPKRRRNNHYYWGGLGVLATGLATDDDALWQAGHAAFQQGIDDIQDDGSLPLEMTRGQRALHYHDYALAPLVMMAELARLRGQDWYASKGHAIDRLARRVIEGSNDPAWFNQHTGVAQLPLQASGWVEFYRLRSPDGGLFDAAHARGPFRSPRLGGDLTLMSTQGIVRTPLR, encoded by the coding sequence ATGTCACTCCCCTTGCTTCGCCTCGCCCTGCTGCCAGCGCTGCTGGCCAGTACAGGGGCCTACGCTGCCTGCCCGCCGCCACCGGCGGGACAGCCCGACATCCGCGCCCTGGGCTACTACACCGACAAGGCCGGTTCGGTGATCGACCCGGTACTGCACCAGCAGAACAAGGACGCCACCGCGCCGCTGGACCGCTATGCCGCCGATGTGGCGCGCATGAGCGATGACTACCTGCGCACCAGTAACCGGGCGGCGGCGCAGTGCACGCTGGAATGGCTGGGTGCGTGGGCCGACGATGGCGCCATGCTCGGGCAGATGATCCGGGTCAACAACAACCAGTCGTTCTACATGCGGCAGTGGATGCTCGATGCGGTAGCGATGGCTTACCTGAAGGTGCGCGACCAGGCCGATACGCAGCAGCGCGCGCGCATCGACCCGTGGCTGCGGAAGCTGGCCCGGGCCAACCTGGCGTACTGGGACGACCCGAAACGACGCCGCAACAACCACTACTACTGGGGAGGCCTGGGCGTGCTGGCAACCGGCCTGGCCACCGACGACGACGCCCTGTGGCAGGCCGGCCACGCCGCGTTCCAGCAAGGCATCGATGATATCCAGGACGATGGCAGCCTGCCGCTGGAAATGACCCGCGGGCAACGTGCCCTGCACTACCACGACTACGCATTGGCGCCGCTGGTGATGATGGCCGAGCTGGCGCGGCTGCGCGGCCAGGACTGGTATGCCAGCAAGGGCCATGCGATCGACCGCCTGGCGCGCCGGGTCATCGAAGGCAGCAACGACCCCGCGTGGTTCAACCAACACACCGGTGTGGCACAGCTGCCACTGCAGGCCAGCGGCTGGGTCGAGTTCTACCGCTTGCGCTCACCCGATGGCGGCCTGTTCGATGCCGCCCATGCACGCGGACCGTTCCGTTCCCCGCGGCTGGGCGGCGACCTTACGTTGATGTCTACGCAGGGCATCGTGCGCACGCCGCTGCGATAG
- a CDS encoding GFA family protein, whose protein sequence is MEYQGSCHCGRIAFTVQAEAPISDVIDCNCSMCRRRGSLLWFAPREAFQLGTDPADVATYHFNKAHIDHHHCRECGVAPYSEAVDPRTGTPMVAVNVRCVPQVDLAGLSVTSYNGAAL, encoded by the coding sequence ATGGAATACCAGGGAAGCTGCCATTGCGGCAGGATCGCATTCACCGTACAGGCCGAGGCGCCGATCAGCGACGTCATCGACTGTAACTGCTCGATGTGCCGCCGTCGCGGCAGCCTGCTGTGGTTCGCCCCGCGCGAAGCGTTCCAGCTGGGCACCGATCCGGCGGACGTGGCCACCTATCATTTCAACAAGGCCCATATCGACCATCACCATTGCCGTGAGTGCGGCGTCGCTCCCTACAGCGAAGCGGTCGACCCGCGCACCGGCACACCGATGGTGGCGGTGAACGTGCGCTGCGTGCCGCAGGTGGATCTGGCCGGTCTTTCGGTGACCTCCTACAACGGAGCCGCACTGTGA